Part of the Candidatus Saccharimonadales bacterium genome, CGTGGTTTCAAAACTAATTGTTGGGATTTCAGTGCGACGGCTCTTTGCTTTCATATATTTACTATAGCAAAGACTATTGTGTCATCTATTTTATTCTCCCTGCTCAGAATAAATAAGAGAGGTCAAAAGTCTCTGTTACTCAAGTGAAAGTGAAATGTGATCATGGCTTCGAATGATATCCATAATCACGCTATAGGTATCGCCGAGTTCCGTCTTACTCTTTTGTGAATTCTTCCAAATCAATTCCAAAGGCTTTCCATATTCATGAACACCGAATCCACCGCGAAGCACATCATTAAGAGCATCCAGGTTACGTCCAAAACCTTCCAGATCAGGACAAAGCTTTTTATGGATCTCGTCATAAAACCCATTAATATCTTGGAAGCTATTACCATCTATTTCTATGGTCGTCATTGAGGGAGTATATCAGATCCCGCTAGTAGATGTATATCAACTACAAACTTATGTTCTATTAATGTAATAAACAGATACGAATGGATGGTTTAACGCGTCCTCATCAAGAAAATCATGGTAAATAAGCTCTAGGATATTTTTAATCTTAGCCTCTTCCAGAAAATCTGCCAATTTTTCAATAAGCAAAATAGAGTCTGCTTGATTGTCATCTTGTGAAAGTCTGTATTCAATCATTCGTAGTTCGGCTTCTCTTTCTTTTGAGGGCATGTATGCGACTTCTTCTGTAGGCATCGCGATTCTCAACTTTTTTCGTTGCTCTATAGCACCGTCATGTAATTCTTGTTGCTCGTCGCTAATGGCCCAGTATTCTACATGTAGACTGGGGCTATCACTACTTGTATATGGTCGATCAAGGTACAGTTGGGGTATATAAACTTTCGACTCACCTATTTCCGCTTTAAGATATTTCATAGCATGACGCAATAGTTTAGGTATGGTCTGTGAAATCTCGGCTTCAGACAAACTGATATTGAAACTACCATCTGTTATCGGATCTTTATCACTCATAAATTCACTATACCTTACCGCAAAGAAAAAAGCCTCAGTCTAAGGCCTTTTCATGGTTTCCCCTAGTGGATGTACTTAGTTAGCAACTTTGAACTAAGATTATTTGTCGTTTAAATACTTACTAGCAACACTTAAGGCGAATGAAGGCAGTATGATAAAAACAGTTGCGAATAAAAGTCTTATAAGCACTTCGCTAAGAGCGGAGTCTTGCTTATCCGGACCTGAGCCTGTCAGAACGACTAAAATCCCTAGAACACCAAAGGCAATCGACGCATACGTAAATACTCTTGTAGCTATTTTTTGCATACCTTTAGTATACCAAACAAAAACACTCTGCTTGCACAAAGTGCTTATACTGGGCTTCCCAACTGGATTCGAACTAATCCTATTATAACGTCGCGAAACTGGACTTTGTCTCCCCAAAAAAGAAGTTATCGATCAACTATATCAACAATTTCTTTCTCGTGCTTAACCAACCTAAATTATAGCAATATACTACTTAAAGATAATTTCAATAAGCATCCAACTCCTTACTGCCAATACATGTTAGTTCATAAAAAAATACATGTTATAGTAGTTGTTTTCGATTATGTTTATTGTGTTGCATAGTGTATAATTTGAGCTAGTGCTTATAGACATAGGTATGCATAAGGGAGATATGCATCAGCTACTCTGTGGAAGGAGATCTTCGTGAAAAAATATAAATTATTTGTCGACGAACTTGGAACATCACACCCAAGCAACATAGCTCTTCAGCCCTACTACATTCTTATGGGTTGCATTATTGATGATACATACCAAGATGAAATTAAGATTCATGCTGATCAAATTAAATTCAAGTACTGGGGCCACACTAATGTAGTGCTGCATTCAGCGGATATGGCTAATGACTCAAACGCTTTTATGATTTTCTCCGGTAACCCTACTTCGAAGGCCAACTTTCAAAAAGATTTGCTAATGTTCATGAATCAATTGAAGGTTGGCCTTACGGTATGTGTTGTAGATAAACAGGCCATAAGTGTAAAAGGTTGGAATGAAAAGAAGATTGTTGAATATACGGCCCGAAGCGTTATGGAGTCATTTTTAGCTAAAGTGAAGGCGAATTCTCCAAGTAACGGAAAAATGATATTTGAAATATCTAAAGGTTTCAAAGACCGAATTTACCTTGAGACCTTTAACTACTTAATTTCACCAAACTTCTCTCGCTCCGACACGGATTACAGCTTTAGGGATGTTCAGTCATTATTGACATCAATAAATTTCGTAACTAAACTTAGTCATGATATCGAAACTCAGATTTCTGATATTCTCTCTTACGCTGCAAAATGTAAGGTACTAAAAGATACCGGAAAGAGAACTTTTACGCCTGGAAGCTACGAAAGTGAAATAGTAAAGATACTAGAAAATAAACTAATAAAAACACCGCCCTCTATTAGTGCGGCAAAGAAGATTTATTTTGATAAAATTAGATCTTTCGAAATAGTCACTTAAATAGCAAAAAAGTGCTTGAGCCACAGGGTCTCTCGCACTTTTGCATACTTGTTATACTACTAGATATTGTATAATATGTCAAGCCTATTTTAGTTGTTAATTTGTTAAACCTTGACTGGCTCGCACTCAAGAAATGTGTCCTTTTTCGTACTTCATCAACCTACAAACACTTGGCTTGCGACTAGGCGACGGAACAAAGCGACTTCATGACGGCCGCGACAGCATATCTCAGCGCTTGGCGATGATCGCTACATGAGTCCTGAGGTGGAAAGAATGGTTGAGCTAGTACAGAATGGCAGCCTTCTGTGTGCGATTGAAAACACTCCCGTAAGCATAGCCTCAGATACCGCCAACGCCATTCAGGCGCTGTCATTTGAAGCTGCCGAAGTTATAAAATAGAGGAAGTTATAACCGCTATAAAACTAGAGTTTGCTTGGTTTTAGGGTTAATGACATTACAAACAAACGCACTCATCGCTAACCCTTATAGTTGTCTGGCTCTTCGTAATAATACGATTGTTCTATGCCTTTCATGAATACTTCACGATCATCTACTTTATCAGTTAATGCCGTACGCAGTAATTCACGTAGCTCCGTAGCCTTAACGTGA contains:
- a CDS encoding barstar family protein, whose translation is MTTIEIDGNSFQDINGFYDEIHKKLCPDLEGFGRNLDALNDVLRGGFGVHEYGKPLELIWKNSQKSKTELGDTYSVIMDIIRSHDHISLSLE
- a CDS encoding DUF3800 domain-containing protein yields the protein MKKYKLFVDELGTSHPSNIALQPYYILMGCIIDDTYQDEIKIHADQIKFKYWGHTNVVLHSADMANDSNAFMIFSGNPTSKANFQKDLLMFMNQLKVGLTVCVVDKQAISVKGWNEKKIVEYTARSVMESFLAKVKANSPSNGKMIFEISKGFKDRIYLETFNYLISPNFSRSDTDYSFRDVQSLLTSINFVTKLSHDIETQISDILSYAAKCKVLKDTGKRTFTPGSYESEIVKILENKLIKTPPSISAAKKIYFDKIRSFEIVT